The proteins below come from a single Nitrospiraceae bacterium genomic window:
- a CDS encoding 2-oxoacid:acceptor oxidoreductase family protein, producing MIQIRIHGRGGQGVVTAAELLALAAFRDGKEAQAFPSFGSERTGAPVTAFCRIDSQPIRSREPVYHPDVLLIQDSTLLHQVDVFAGLALSAFVLINSTRDVDALHLTDFVTQHPGVQMQALPASDLALKHLGRPFANIGMVAGYAALTGEVSKASVTQAITEKFPGRIGELNGAVAAEVYDYVAVNLAKV from the coding sequence ATGATCCAAATCCGTATTCATGGCCGGGGAGGGCAGGGTGTGGTGACTGCTGCGGAGTTGCTTGCCTTAGCCGCATTCCGGGATGGGAAGGAAGCTCAGGCCTTTCCCAGTTTTGGATCTGAACGGACGGGTGCGCCGGTGACCGCATTCTGCCGCATCGATTCTCAACCCATTCGCAGTCGGGAGCCGGTCTATCATCCGGATGTCTTGCTCATACAGGACTCCACACTGCTGCATCAGGTGGATGTCTTTGCCGGATTGGCTCTGTCAGCCTTTGTTCTGATTAATTCAACACGAGATGTCGACGCGCTTCATCTCACGGATTTTGTCACCCAACATCCCGGAGTGCAGATGCAAGCACTCCCGGCATCAGATCTGGCCCTGAAACATCTTGGGCGACCCTTTGCCAATATCGGGATGGTGGCCGGATATGCGGCCCTGACGGGGGAAGTCAGCAAAGCTTCCGTGACGCAGGCCATCACAGAAAAGTTTCCGGGAAGGATTGGAGAATTGAACGGGGCGGTGGCCGCAGAGGTGTATGATTATGTGGCGGTCAATCTGGCCAAGGTGTAA
- a CDS encoding cation-translocating P-type ATPase has product MPNKLTNSGETPPSSPGDTVWHTLSIPDVSQRLEVDPHTGLNAGEARRRLYQHGQNTIPEHRQRSLARIFVDQFTDFMILVLIGAAIVSGMLGERLDALAIIIIVVLNGIIGFVQEYRADRAMQAIKKLATPTTRIRREQQVASLSTLDVVPGDIVLLEAGDLIPADLRFIEAVQLKVDESALTGESVPVDKQIDPLDDPKLSLGDRRNMAYKGTLLTYGRGTGIVIGTGLKTELGQIASLLHKDEDIKTPLQQRLAVFGRRLALAVLAICIVLFAVGVWRGEPPVLMFLTAVSLAVAAIPEALPAVVTISLALGARKMARKQALIRRLPAVETLGSVTYICSDKTGTLTQNSMRVEQMSVAGNMLRPSAGRQPDSDTDLHNPIHLFFLGLALNNDAKAQTEGQTLGDPTEVALYLAAVEAGYDKAILKATNPRIEEIPFDSDRQCMTTMHRMQKDTISFTKGSPEKLLPLCQSMLTQTGPVALNIDSLLEQAEQMANEGLRVMAVAYRQWDQAPTEMTSSTVERELTFLGFAGMMDPPREEAAQAVALCQSAGITPVMITGDHPGTAKAIASRVGIINKDTTVLTGRELEHRSPEELTQLVEHTRVYARITPTQKIAIVKALQNRGEFVAMTGDGVNDAPALNQANIGIAMGQTGTDVAREASDMILLDDNFATIVTAVRDGRRIYDNIRKFVKYTMTSNSGEIWTIFLAPLFGLPIPLLPIQILWINLVTDGLPGLALAMEPEERNIMQRPPRPPNESIFAGGLWQHILWVGLLMGGVSLITEMWAYQGNQDQWQTMVFTVLTLSQMGNVLAIRSEKESFLQRGPLSNPWLLGAVVLTFALQMATVYLPFLNPIFHTMPLTPDQLGLCLILSTIVFFAVEFEKWIKRHGWLTRS; this is encoded by the coding sequence ATGCCCAACAAACTCACCAATAGCGGGGAGACCCCTCCCTCATCGCCAGGCGACACGGTCTGGCATACTCTCTCTATTCCGGATGTTAGTCAACGACTGGAAGTCGATCCTCACACGGGACTGAATGCCGGGGAAGCCCGCCGCCGGTTGTACCAACATGGCCAAAACACCATTCCCGAACATCGCCAGCGCAGTCTCGCGCGAATCTTCGTTGATCAATTCACCGATTTTATGATCCTGGTGCTTATTGGGGCCGCCATTGTCTCGGGCATGTTGGGAGAGCGTCTGGATGCCCTGGCGATTATTATCATCGTGGTACTCAACGGCATCATCGGATTTGTGCAGGAATATCGGGCGGACCGAGCCATGCAGGCTATCAAAAAGCTCGCCACGCCTACAACGCGCATTCGACGTGAGCAACAGGTCGCTTCGCTCTCCACGCTCGATGTAGTACCGGGCGACATCGTCCTGCTGGAAGCCGGAGACCTCATCCCTGCCGATCTTCGCTTTATCGAAGCCGTTCAACTCAAAGTGGATGAATCGGCGCTCACAGGCGAAAGCGTCCCGGTGGACAAACAGATCGACCCCCTGGACGACCCGAAGCTTTCCCTGGGTGATCGACGGAATATGGCCTATAAAGGCACGCTCCTGACATATGGGCGCGGCACAGGGATCGTCATTGGCACCGGCCTGAAGACCGAGCTAGGACAAATCGCGTCGCTCCTGCATAAGGACGAAGACATCAAAACGCCCTTACAACAACGCCTGGCGGTGTTTGGACGACGCCTCGCGCTCGCCGTTCTGGCCATCTGTATTGTGTTGTTTGCTGTGGGCGTCTGGCGGGGTGAGCCGCCGGTGCTCATGTTCCTGACGGCCGTGAGTCTGGCCGTGGCCGCGATTCCTGAAGCCTTACCAGCCGTCGTCACCATTTCGCTGGCCTTGGGGGCACGAAAAATGGCGCGAAAGCAGGCGTTGATCCGGCGACTGCCCGCTGTGGAAACCTTAGGCTCCGTCACCTATATTTGCTCCGATAAAACAGGCACGCTCACCCAAAATTCCATGCGTGTGGAGCAAATGTCGGTGGCCGGGAACATGCTGCGCCCTTCTGCGGGTAGACAACCCGACAGCGACACCGACCTCCACAATCCCATTCATCTGTTTTTTCTGGGATTGGCGCTCAACAACGATGCAAAGGCACAGACCGAAGGCCAGACCTTGGGTGATCCCACGGAAGTGGCCTTGTATCTGGCGGCCGTGGAGGCCGGATATGACAAAGCCATTTTAAAGGCCACAAATCCCCGGATAGAAGAAATCCCCTTCGACTCAGATCGCCAATGCATGACGACAATGCATCGCATGCAGAAGGACACCATCTCTTTTACCAAAGGATCGCCGGAAAAACTTCTTCCGCTTTGCCAATCCATGCTCACACAGACCGGCCCTGTGGCACTAAACATCGACAGTCTATTAGAGCAGGCCGAACAGATGGCCAATGAAGGCTTACGGGTTATGGCGGTGGCCTATCGGCAATGGGATCAAGCACCCACGGAAATGACTTCCTCGACTGTCGAACGCGAACTCACCTTCCTCGGATTTGCCGGCATGATGGACCCGCCACGGGAAGAAGCCGCGCAGGCGGTCGCCCTCTGCCAATCAGCAGGGATCACCCCCGTCATGATCACCGGCGATCACCCCGGCACAGCCAAAGCCATCGCCTCACGCGTCGGCATTATCAATAAGGACACCACGGTGCTAACCGGCCGGGAGCTGGAACATCGTTCCCCTGAAGAACTGACCCAACTTGTTGAGCATACCCGGGTCTATGCCCGCATTACACCCACGCAAAAAATTGCCATCGTCAAAGCCCTGCAAAACAGAGGAGAGTTTGTCGCAATGACCGGTGACGGGGTGAATGACGCCCCCGCATTGAACCAGGCCAACATCGGCATTGCGATGGGGCAAACCGGCACCGACGTGGCCCGGGAAGCCTCCGACATGATTCTGCTGGATGATAACTTTGCGACCATCGTCACTGCGGTCCGGGACGGACGCCGGATCTATGACAACATCCGCAAGTTTGTGAAATACACGATGACAAGCAATTCCGGAGAAATCTGGACGATTTTCCTGGCCCCCTTATTCGGCCTGCCGATTCCCCTGCTCCCGATTCAGATCTTATGGATCAATCTCGTCACCGACGGCCTGCCCGGCCTCGCCCTCGCCATGGAACCCGAAGAACGCAACATCATGCAGCGCCCACCCCGCCCGCCGAATGAAAGCATCTTTGCCGGTGGCCTCTGGCAACATATCTTGTGGGTGGGCCTGCTCATGGGCGGTGTGTCGCTTATCACCGAAATGTGGGCCTATCAGGGTAATCAAGACCAATGGCAAACCATGGTGTTCACCGTTCTCACCTTGTCCCAAATGGGCAATGTGTTAGCCATTCGTTCAGAGAAGGAGTCGTTTCTGCAGCGAGGACCATTAAGTAATCCGTGGTTATTAGGAGCCGTGGTCCTCACATTCGCCCTTCAAATGGCCACCGTCTACCTGCCCTTCCTCAATCCCATCTTCCATACCATGCCCTTAACTCCGGACCAACTCGGCCTCTGTCTCATCCTTTCAACAATCGTGTTTTTTGCCGTTGAATTCGAAAAATGGATCAAGCGTCATGGTTGGTTGACCAGGTCATAA
- a CDS encoding cation transporting ATPase C-terminal domain-containing protein produces the protein MTKLWLLGDVLLTLALQMATIYVFILNPIFQAMPLTPDQLGLCLILSTIVFLAVEFEKLGRQRKRVSP, from the coding sequence TTGACCAAACTCTGGTTATTGGGAGACGTGCTCCTCACCTTGGCTCTTCAGATGGCCACCATCTACGTGTTTATCCTCAATCCCATCTTCCAAGCCATGCCCTTAACTCCGGACCAACTCGGCCTCTGTCTCATTCTTTCAACAATCGTGTTTTTGGCCGTTGAATTCGAAAAATTGGGTAGACAAAGAAAACGGGTTTCCCCGTAA
- a CDS encoding acetylxylan esterase: MQFKKWLAERLPREFRDWLWARKVEFGNRRTRELGCHLSHRIHQAAQQDFIQFERALSNGEWEIYREERLETLRRSLPDHSENLRTVSSMVTGTLNHAGCRIDNVVFQGHRDLPVTANLYRPVRASQKIPAIVICHSHHDAKTEEELQCMGMTWAQQGCVVFVMDLLGHGERRQHPFVDPTDYGRSFRVDRQDYYFRSVLGMQLDLVGESLMGWMVQDVKRGIDLLWADSQIDRDRIIVLGAVAGGGDLAAVVGALDERVAALVAFNFGRLSMGDWDSTRNLPNTAQSGFWPWTILSSLAPRRLVYGHEFGWNPEHDPVWKRLEKVYELYGKRDFLRTIHGSGRVSGHGSMDTHCTNVGPVHRGQLYPIFQEWFGIPIPDQEVNEPLSKAKLACLNLDTRRLFSLYSVHEVTQRICQKQLNSVRRVRASQESHARAVQLQHELVEVLGPMTPFTPYRVRSIRKGFNRSEYVVLEVEKNLFVRLQLLWPSGLHSTKLPVVIGIAQEGNFPLRRERRSLIRSLLGQGIALCLTELRGIGDGRHGEMYRGRISPSAGVAATSLMLGESLGSSRVRDLRTVIDYLRNREDVDRRQIGLWGDSLAVNNVAGNELAVPLDATPFPERGEPLGGVATLLAALFEPQIQGVYVHGGLMSFEALLNEPFLYHPADSIIRGLLRIADLPDIAAELVPRPLRMESLVDGCNRQASRQQLEEAYHLVGLSYARAENPDRFSLKVEKSSADTISRWFRHTLNLP; this comes from the coding sequence ATGCAGTTCAAAAAATGGTTAGCTGAACGGCTCCCACGCGAGTTTCGTGATTGGCTCTGGGCGCGAAAGGTTGAGTTTGGGAATCGCCGAACCCGGGAGCTTGGTTGCCATCTTTCACATCGGATTCATCAGGCTGCGCAACAGGATTTCATACAATTTGAACGTGCTCTCTCGAATGGCGAGTGGGAGATCTATCGTGAAGAACGCCTGGAGACACTCCGTCGCTCGTTACCAGATCATTCAGAGAATTTGCGCACGGTTTCCTCCATGGTCACTGGCACTCTGAACCATGCCGGGTGCCGGATTGATAATGTCGTTTTTCAGGGGCATCGGGATCTGCCAGTGACGGCCAATCTCTATCGACCTGTTCGAGCCAGCCAGAAAATCCCTGCAATTGTCATCTGTCACAGCCATCACGATGCAAAAACCGAAGAGGAATTGCAATGTATGGGGATGACCTGGGCACAGCAGGGATGTGTGGTCTTCGTGATGGATCTGCTCGGGCACGGCGAGCGCCGACAGCATCCCTTTGTTGATCCGACAGACTATGGCCGCTCCTTTCGTGTTGATCGGCAAGACTATTATTTCCGGTCTGTGCTTGGCATGCAATTGGATCTGGTCGGCGAAAGTTTGATGGGTTGGATGGTTCAAGACGTGAAACGTGGCATTGACCTGTTATGGGCCGATTCACAGATTGACCGTGATCGCATTATTGTCCTCGGGGCCGTAGCAGGTGGAGGGGATCTTGCGGCGGTTGTTGGAGCCTTGGATGAGCGTGTGGCGGCATTGGTTGCGTTCAACTTTGGGCGCCTGTCGATGGGTGATTGGGACTCCACAAGAAATCTTCCTAATACGGCGCAATCGGGTTTTTGGCCATGGACTATTCTTTCCTCCCTGGCCCCTCGCCGGTTGGTCTATGGCCACGAATTTGGCTGGAACCCGGAGCATGATCCCGTTTGGAAGCGTCTTGAAAAAGTGTATGAGCTTTATGGTAAACGCGATTTCCTTCGGACGATTCACGGTTCAGGCCGAGTATCAGGGCATGGTTCTATGGATACCCATTGCACGAATGTCGGACCGGTTCATCGTGGGCAGCTCTATCCAATTTTTCAGGAATGGTTTGGCATTCCCATACCAGATCAAGAAGTGAATGAACCTCTTTCCAAGGCAAAACTTGCATGTTTGAATTTGGATACGCGCAGGTTATTCAGCCTGTATTCCGTTCATGAGGTGACACAGAGGATCTGCCAAAAACAGCTCAATAGCGTGCGGAGGGTGAGAGCATCACAAGAGTCACATGCACGGGCCGTGCAATTGCAGCATGAACTCGTCGAGGTTCTTGGGCCAATGACTCCCTTCACACCCTATCGAGTTCGATCCATTCGAAAAGGTTTTAATCGGTCCGAATATGTTGTGTTGGAAGTTGAAAAGAACCTTTTTGTACGCTTGCAACTTCTATGGCCTTCGGGTTTGCACTCAACCAAGCTACCGGTGGTAATTGGCATTGCGCAGGAGGGGAATTTTCCTCTGCGGAGAGAGCGTCGTTCGCTGATCCGGAGTCTGTTAGGGCAGGGGATCGCCCTCTGTTTAACCGAGTTGCGGGGGATAGGGGATGGTCGCCATGGCGAAATGTACCGCGGCAGAATCAGTCCGAGTGCCGGTGTCGCGGCAACAAGTCTGATGCTGGGTGAAAGTTTGGGAAGTTCCCGGGTTCGTGACCTGCGAACCGTGATTGACTATCTCAGAAACCGGGAGGATGTAGATCGAAGGCAGATAGGCCTATGGGGTGATTCTCTTGCTGTCAATAACGTAGCTGGAAACGAACTAGCTGTCCCCTTGGATGCGACACCGTTTCCAGAGCGAGGTGAGCCGCTCGGTGGAGTGGCAACTCTCCTTGCCGCACTTTTCGAACCACAGATTCAAGGGGTATACGTTCATGGAGGACTTATGAGTTTTGAGGCATTGCTGAATGAACCGTTTCTGTATCATCCAGCAGATTCTATCATTCGGGGATTGTTGCGAATAGCAGACTTGCCGGATATTGCGGCGGAGTTGGTTCCTCGACCCCTTAGGATGGAATCGTTAGTGGATGGGTGTAATCGCCAGGCAAGTCGTCAGCAGCTTGAAGAGGCCTACCATCTGGTTGGTCTTTCGTATGCTCGAGCAGAAAATCCGGATCGCTTTTCGCTCAAGGTTGAAAAATCGTCTGCGGATACAATCTCTCGGTGGTTTCGTCATACGTTGAATCTGCCATGA
- the porA gene encoding pyruvate ferredoxin oxidoreductase gives MKHHIEGSQAVAHAVALCRPEVMACYPISPQTHIVETLSRKVKAGEIGNCQFLNVESEFGALSVLIGASAMGARTYTATTSQGLLFMAEAVYNAAGLGLPIVMTIANRALGAPINIWNDHSDSMSMRDAGWIQLFAEDNQEAVDFHIQAFRLAEELSCPVMICMDGYILTHAYEVVDLPTQEQVDAYLPAFEPVQVLDPQDPVSIGAMVGPEAYAEVRYLAHDKHLRALEAIPRLSQDFEDIFQRRSGGLLKAYHTDEAETILVALGSVNGTIKDAVDDLRKEGWPVGSIALCAFRPFPSHALRHVVQDAKRIIVFEKDLAVGKGGIVSSDVKMALRGLPTIVDTVIAGLGGRPIPKASVMDTVKQACLEGLEEPHFLDLNWDAINRELTRQQAQRRSGPTAENILREIGARGASPI, from the coding sequence ATGAAACATCACATTGAAGGATCTCAAGCCGTGGCCCATGCCGTCGCTTTATGCCGGCCTGAAGTGATGGCTTGTTATCCGATCTCTCCTCAAACCCATATTGTCGAAACCCTTTCTCGAAAGGTGAAAGCCGGAGAAATCGGTAATTGCCAATTCCTGAATGTCGAATCGGAATTCGGGGCCTTAAGTGTGCTGATCGGCGCCTCGGCCATGGGCGCGCGAACCTACACCGCGACGACAAGCCAGGGACTTTTGTTCATGGCCGAGGCCGTCTATAACGCGGCGGGATTGGGTCTTCCCATTGTCATGACCATTGCCAATCGCGCCCTCGGCGCGCCGATCAATATCTGGAACGATCATTCGGATAGCATGTCCATGAGGGATGCCGGCTGGATTCAATTGTTTGCGGAAGATAATCAAGAAGCCGTGGATTTTCATATTCAAGCGTTTCGCCTGGCGGAAGAACTCAGTTGTCCGGTTATGATCTGCATGGATGGCTATATCCTCACTCATGCCTATGAGGTGGTGGATCTGCCCACGCAAGAGCAGGTGGATGCGTATCTGCCGGCGTTTGAACCCGTCCAGGTGCTAGACCCGCAAGACCCGGTGTCCATTGGCGCAATGGTCGGACCGGAAGCCTATGCCGAGGTGCGTTATCTCGCGCATGACAAGCATCTGCGAGCGTTAGAGGCGATCCCACGACTCTCTCAGGATTTTGAGGATATTTTTCAGCGTCGCTCTGGTGGACTGTTGAAGGCCTATCACACGGATGAGGCGGAAACCATTCTGGTGGCATTGGGATCGGTGAACGGGACCATTAAAGACGCGGTGGATGATTTGCGGAAAGAAGGATGGCCGGTCGGTTCTATTGCGCTCTGTGCATTTCGTCCCTTCCCCTCCCATGCTCTGCGCCACGTTGTTCAGGATGCCAAGCGAATCATTGTTTTTGAAAAAGACCTGGCGGTGGGGAAGGGGGGCATCGTGTCCAGCGATGTGAAGATGGCACTGCGGGGATTACCAACTATCGTGGATACGGTGATCGCGGGACTTGGAGGTCGTCCGATTCCTAAAGCCTCGGTCATGGATACGGTGAAGCAAGCATGCCTGGAGGGATTGGAGGAACCTCATTTTCTCGATCTGAATTGGGATGCCATTAATCGGGAATTGACTAGACAACAGGCGCAGCGGCGTTCGGGACCCACCGCAGAAAATATTCTCCGGGAAATTGGTGCTCGCGGTGCATCGCCCATTTAA
- a CDS encoding cation transporting ATPase C-terminal domain-containing protein, translated as MSPYIQPTHRFSRPPNESIFAGGHWPHIFWLGLDMGGVSLATEMWAYQANQEQRQTMVFTVLPLSQMGHVLAIRAEQG; from the coding sequence CTGTCCCCTTACATTCAACCCACGCACCGCTTTTCCCGCCCGCCGAATGAAAGCATCTTTGCCGGTGGCCACTGGCCACATATCTTTTGGTTAGGACTAGATATGGGCGGTGTGTCACTGGCTACTGAAATGTGGGCCTATCAGGCTAACCAAGAACAAAGGCAAACCATGGTGTTCACCGTACTGCCCCTGTCCCAGATGGGCCATGTGTTGGCGATTCGTGCGGAGCAGGGATAA
- a CDS encoding pyruvate ferredoxin oxidoreductase: MSYQRVKFYQTGTFTVGNRLLDESDRTVQAGMDRTNSLNSGHRACQGCGEALGARYALDAVMRATHQQMVAVNATGCLEVFSSPYPESAWQIPWLHSLFGNAPAVASGVAAALRAKNRTDVRVIAQGGDGATVDIGFGCLSGMFERNDDVLYVCYDNEAYMNTGVQRSGSTPPRAWTNTTQAVGTDPGNPMGIGKNLPRIAMAHGIPYVATASVADLHDLEAKVTKAMKFRGARYIHIHVPCPLGWKSDPAHTIKVARLAVECGLFPLIEAEGGEVTDRTPIRKKVPVEQYLDLQGRFKHLLHPRDERALDAIQAMADANIDRYQLLSVKA, from the coding sequence ATGTCCTATCAACGAGTGAAATTTTATCAAACGGGAACCTTCACGGTTGGTAACCGGTTACTGGATGAATCCGATCGCACGGTCCAAGCGGGGATGGATCGAACGAATTCACTCAATTCCGGCCATCGCGCCTGCCAGGGTTGCGGTGAAGCGCTGGGCGCCCGCTATGCGCTTGATGCGGTGATGCGCGCCACCCATCAGCAGATGGTTGCGGTGAATGCCACCGGCTGTTTGGAAGTGTTCTCCAGTCCCTATCCGGAAAGTGCCTGGCAGATTCCCTGGCTGCATTCGTTATTCGGGAATGCACCGGCGGTGGCGAGCGGCGTGGCGGCAGCCCTGCGGGCCAAAAACAGGACGGATGTCCGAGTCATCGCCCAGGGCGGAGATGGTGCGACGGTTGATATCGGGTTCGGGTGTTTGTCGGGAATGTTCGAACGCAATGATGACGTGTTGTATGTCTGTTACGACAACGAGGCCTACATGAATACGGGAGTGCAGCGTTCGGGATCCACCCCGCCACGAGCCTGGACCAATACCACGCAGGCCGTGGGAACCGACCCCGGCAATCCCATGGGAATTGGAAAAAATCTGCCACGCATTGCGATGGCCCACGGTATTCCCTATGTGGCCACGGCCTCGGTGGCCGATCTCCATGATCTGGAGGCCAAAGTGACGAAGGCCATGAAATTCAGGGGCGCACGGTATATTCATATCCATGTGCCCTGTCCGCTAGGCTGGAAGTCCGATCCTGCGCATACGATCAAGGTCGCCCGCCTGGCGGTGGAATGTGGTCTCTTTCCCTTGATTGAAGCCGAAGGGGGCGAAGTGACCGATCGGACACCTATTAGAAAAAAAGTTCCTGTCGAGCAATATCTCGATCTCCAAGGTCGGTTCAAACATCTTTTGCATCCACGGGATGAGCGTGCTCTTGACGCGATTCAGGCGATGGCGGATGCGAATATTGATCGGTATCAGCTCCTTTCTGTAAAGGCATGA
- a CDS encoding cytochrome c, which produces MFRFNVVAAVLVITLGMGWQKGLATAPEAHPIMGYGFGHAPSDRELQGWDIDVRPTGAGLPAGQGTVSQGATVFAGKCASCHGATGREGPMDRLVGGQGTLASRQPVKTIGSYWPYATTLYDYIRRAMPFNAPQSLTNDEVYAVVAWLLYQNTIISTGTVLDAETLPAVHMPNRNGFVPDPRPDVPR; this is translated from the coding sequence ATGTTCAGGTTTAATGTAGTTGCGGCGGTTCTTGTGATCACGCTTGGCATGGGATGGCAGAAGGGGTTGGCTACGGCCCCTGAAGCGCACCCCATCATGGGTTATGGATTCGGCCATGCGCCTTCCGACCGTGAACTGCAAGGCTGGGATATTGATGTCCGCCCGACCGGAGCCGGCCTTCCTGCCGGCCAGGGAACGGTGAGCCAGGGCGCAACCGTGTTTGCCGGGAAGTGCGCATCCTGTCATGGGGCGACCGGCCGGGAAGGGCCGATGGATCGTCTCGTCGGTGGACAGGGCACGCTTGCCAGTCGACAACCGGTCAAGACGATCGGCAGTTATTGGCCCTATGCTACCACGCTCTATGACTATATTCGTCGCGCGATGCCGTTCAACGCGCCACAATCCCTCACGAATGACGAAGTGTATGCAGTCGTGGCCTGGTTGCTGTATCAAAACACCATCATCTCGACCGGGACCGTGCTGGATGCCGAGACACTGCCCGCTGTTCACATGCCGAACCGAAACGGCTTCGTGCCGGATCCCAGACCGGATGTGCCCAGGTAA